The nucleotide sequence GCCCCAGTAGTGAAATTGGCCCCAGTGGTTATATTGGCCCCAGTAGTGAAATTGGTCCCAGTTGTGATATTGGTCCCAGAGGTGATATTGGTCCCAATGGTGATATTGGCTCCAGTGGTGATATTGGCCCCAGTGGTGATATTGGTGCCAGTGGTGATATTGGTCTTAGAGGTGATATTGGTCTTAGAAGTGATATTGGTCCCAGTAATAGTATTGGCTCCAGTGATAATATTGGTCCCAGTGGTCCAAAGATGATATTGCTTCCAAAGGCCCAAGTGGTGATATTGGCCCCAGTGGTTATATTGGCCCCAGTAGTGAAATTGGCCCCAGTGGTTATATTGGCCCCAGTAGTGAAATTGGTCCCAGTGGTGATATTGGTCCCAGAGGTGATATTGGTCCCAAGGGTGATATTGGTCCCAATGGTGATATTGGTGCCAGTGGTGATATTAGTCCCAGAGGTAATATTAGTCCCAGTGGTGATATTGTTCCAGGTGGTGATATTGTTCCCAGTGGTAATATTGGTCCCAGTGGTGATATTGGTCCCAGTGGTGATATTGGCCCCAGTGGTGATATTGTTCCAGGTGGTGATATTGTTCCCAGTGGTGATATTGTTCCAGGTGATGATATTGTTCCCAGTGGTTATATAGTTCCAGGTGGTGATATTGTTCCCAGTGGTGATATTGGTCCCAGTGGTGATATTGGTCCCAGTGGTGATATTGTTCCCAGTGGTGATATTGGCCCCAGTGGTGATATTGGTCCCAGTGGTGATATTGGCCCCATTGGTGATATTAGCCCAATTGGTGATATTGGTCCCAGTGGTGATATTGTTCCCAGTGGTGATATTGTTCCAGGTGGTGATATTGTTCCCAGTGGTGATATTGTTCCAGGTGGTGATATTGTTCCCAGTGGTAATATTGGTCCCTGTGGTGATATTGGTCCCAGTGGTGATATTGGCCCCAGTGGTATATTGTTCCAGGTGGTGTTAGTGTTCCCAGTGGTGATATTGGTCCCAGTGGTGATATTGTTCCAGGTGGTGATATTGGTCCCAGTGGTGATATTGGTCCCAGTGGTGATATTGTTCCAGGTGGTGATATTGTTCCCAGTGGTGATATTGGTCCCAGTGGTGATATTGGTCCCAGTGGTGATATTGTTCCAGGTGGTGATATTGGCCTCAGTGATGATATTGTTCCCAGTGGTGATATTGGTCCCAGTGGTGATATTGGCCCCATTGGTGATATTGGCCTCATTGGTGATATTGGCCCCAGTGGTGATATTGGTGCCAGTGATGATATTGTTCCCAGTGGTGATATTGGTCCCAGTGGTGATATCGTTCCCCGAGGTGATATTGGCCCCAGTGGTGATATTGGCCCCATTGGTGATATTGTTCCCAGAGGTGATATTGGCCCCAGTGGTGATATTGGTCCCAGTGGTGATATTGGCCCCAGTGGTGATATTGGTCCCATTGGTGATATTGTTCCCAGAGGTGATATTGGCCCCAGTGGTGATATTGGTTCCAGTGGTGATAATGTTCCCAGTGGTGGTATTGTTCCAGGTGGTGATATTGTTCCCAGTGGTAATATTGGTCCCAGTGGTGATATTGGCCCCAGTGGTGATATTGTTCCCAGTTGTGATATTGTTCCCAGTGGTGATATTGTTCCCAGTGGTGATATTGTTCCAATTGGTGATATTGTTCCCGGTGGTGATATTGGCCCCAGTGGTGATATTGGTCCCAGTGGTGATATTGGCCCCATTGGTGATATTAGTCCCAGTGGTGATATTGTTCCAGGTGGTGATATTGGTCCCAGTGGTAATATTGGTCCCAGTGGTGATATTGGTCCCAGTGGTGATATTGTTCCAGGTGGTGATATTGGCCCCAGTGGTGATATTGTTCCCAGTGGTGATATTGGCCCCAGTGGTGATATTGTTCCCAGAGGTGATATTGGCCCCAGTGGTGATATTGTTCCAGTTGGTGATATTGGCCTCAGTGATGATATTGTTTCCAGTGGTGATATTGGCCCCAGTGGTGATATTGGTCCCAGTGGTGATATTGTTCcagtggtaactgtaacttgtgaaaattggcaaaaaaaaatgtttttatttttttattttattatctttgtaaagggtgacgacttgaccctgaatttccatgtatttgccgacatgaccctgtttaagaggccaaaactttatcaaatcttaaccaaactcTATATATTTGGACTTTCCATGTAGAGTTAGtgtcaatctttaagaaaatgtacagttttaacgaaaacaaatgcaatttcaaacccGAATTTCCTAAAACATGTTACTCGACGAACCAACTACCCGCAAATTTCACCGAAATTTTCCAGACTAAAATGCATTATCCCGGTATTGCATCATAAATTCATCACGTGTGCTTAAGAGAAACAATATATCTATCACGATACAGGTGAAATGGAAGACCCTGGGATAGTATTTAGGTCCCTGCTATCAGGTAAATTTGATTATCTTTGATTGACCTTTGCTTTTTTCCGATAACCTTTAATTTGATTATGAAGTCCAGCATTGTACTAAGATTATTTACATCTGATCGTGGTTTAATACTTAAAACTTAAAGCTATCAACCTTATTTTCCTTAggtaacaaaaaaacaacaacatttccTTCTCATGTGTAACATATACCAGTATCAATATTGGAGTAAAGATCCATATAACGGACAcctctaaaattatttttatttatatcttatcaaatatatgatattcagtgccgtagccagacttaaaaaaaacaccgaGGCAGAACGGCCTAGGGGCCCGGGGACACccccaaacacacacacacggaaATTGTCTTGCGAGAAGCGATTTCCTACATTCTGAAGTATTTTTGGTGgaattaaatgcataaatatgttacataaaatatataattccaACATTTTTAGTGCTATAACTGTTGATACAGTTGAAGCTAATTCTACACGGTTAACATGAatttagacaaaacaaatgtgcatttagaataaatttattgtcaCAGCCATATGAGGCTTTGTAGGACCTTTATAAttattcccagatcatattATTCACAGGTCTGGGgaaaataggatcctattcCTCACAGTTTCAAACACTGACATATATGATTGaaatcagaaaataatatattaataataataataataataataataacaataataataatactaataacatattcttaaaactacgccttatacaaaaacaataaaacatatttttataacaacaataacaacaacaccaccaccaattcttaaagctgcactctcacagattaaccgtttttacaacttttttattttttgtctgaataagcaaatttttgcataaatatctgcaaaccagtgataaaagactgctgacaaaaggtcagatcgcagattttcatatttccgttccaaaataaatgttttatggctaaaaccgttactaacggtttaagaaaaatgcataaaacatcattttttgaacttaaatataaaaatctgaaatctagtgttttgtcagctgtcttatatgactggtttacatgaatTTTTATCTAAATTGACTC is from Mya arenaria isolate MELC-2E11 chromosome 9, ASM2691426v1 and encodes:
- the LOC128245934 gene encoding collagen alpha-2(I) chain-like, producing MVSVVIIVTVVSWSKDDIASKGPSGDIGPSGYIGPSSEIGPSGYIGPSSEIGPSCDIGPRGDIGPNGDIGSSGDIGPSGDIGASGDIGLRGPSGDIGPSGYIGPSSEIGPSGYIGPSSEIGPSGDIGPRGDIGPKGDIGPNGDIGASGDISPRGNISPSGDIVPGGDIVPSGNIGPSGDIGPSGDIGPSGDIVPGGDIVPSGDIVPGDDIVPSGYIVPGGDIVPSGDIGPSGDIGPSGDIVPSGDIGPSGDIGPSGDIGPIGDISPIGDIGPSGDIVPSGDIVPGGDIVPSGDIVPGGDIVPSGGDIGPSGDIGPSGDIVPGGDIVPSGDIGPSGDIGPSGDIVPGGDIGLSDDIVPSGDIGPSGDIGPIGDIGLIGDIGPSGDIGASDDIVPSGDIGPSGDIVPRGDIGPSGDIGPIGDIVPRGDIGPSGDIGPSGDIGPSGDIGPIGDIVPRGDIGPSGDIGSSGDNVPSGGIVPGGDIVPSGNIGPSGDIGPSGDIVPSCDIVPSGDIVPSGDIVPIGDIVPGGDIGPSGDIGPSGDIGPIGDISPSGDIVPGGDIGPSGNIGPSGDIGPSGDIVPGGDIGPSGDIVPSGDIGPSGDIVPRGDIGPSGDIVPVGDIGLSDDIVSSGDIGPSGDIGPSGDIVPVVWGK